A window of the Marinifilum sp. JC120 genome harbors these coding sequences:
- a CDS encoding ATP-dependent helicase: protein MSQNDEAVVKSILKSFVSGTVPEYILDGARNIVSSDGVQKLDLKKRERYWDIDASIQGDDFQIYSSELGLNLAEESINHYCNCPESFSGVCKHVAAAALKLLLSLDSEEEKAESQKQADWRQNFRSFFATELEPEAGKHYILYRMYPEPERLQVAFFRARQNKSGLSQVQNEIELQNIIEKPEWSETSPSLPHVAEQIGHYLDYRGHRVEIPAGLHAWFFTAIKDEYYMFLRETDIPIRIESRTMQLRLSPELSEEGLRFDILLSDEGKPPFSIMDDDEVFFYGRLPLWVYWKQGFYPVQTTLAPKLVQEMRIQNPIIPPADIPEFLDRVWTQIPVSDLHDHEEFLEKMQPFFVPATFNPKLYLNEEGSLLTIRVDNTYDTEHGEISMGEPNPDLQTGSYKDGEKSYLVRRAQDEEAQLFAELRDMGFQPRNNSIWFMEQEAAITFLLDHYPQLVEAYRIYGEKNLTRYKVRLTSPQIVAEVETDEDNKWFNLDINVEYDDQRVPIDKIWEAWSQGKRYVQLKDGSYTSLPESWLKKLSHKLKALGYDPEQPPRQQFEQYETPVLDKIIEDLPDTKTDEQFVKLREKIHNFDEIKMLDQPKALNATLRPYQVQGLSYLNFLRDYKFGGILADEMGLGKTIQTLSFILSLHERGITGPNLIIVPTSVMPNWEREAQKFCPHLPVLTIYGSRREDLFKKIPDSTIVITTYALLRRDLEELLKHDYTSVILDEAQNIKNPNTITAKSVRKLKSDMRLCLSGTPIENNLFELWSLFEFLMPGFLSSQHAFQRGIVKPIKDGDEETLNYLRTRVKPFILRRTKSEVAKDLPPKIETVHYCELIEEQRELYTALAKRLKDQVLRDVDEKGMAKSQMSILDALLKLRQICCHPRLLKLDMPGLSTNLPSGKFDAFKDLIFDIVEGGHKVLVFSQFVQMLHVIRSWLTIKDIPFTYLDGSSKDRFEQVDKFNDSPDIPIFLISLKAGGTGLNLTSADYVIHYDPWWNPAVENQATDRTHRIGQKRQVFAYKMICQNTVEEKILGLQEMKKSVADAIIPGQSALKSLTRDDLEMLFEI, encoded by the coding sequence ATGTCTCAAAATGATGAAGCTGTAGTAAAATCAATTCTTAAATCCTTTGTTTCAGGGACCGTCCCGGAATACATCCTTGACGGTGCACGCAATATTGTCAGCTCTGACGGGGTCCAGAAGCTCGACCTAAAAAAACGCGAAAGATACTGGGATATTGACGCCTCTATTCAAGGCGATGATTTTCAAATTTACTCTTCCGAGCTGGGTCTTAACCTGGCAGAGGAAAGCATTAACCATTATTGCAATTGCCCGGAATCTTTTTCCGGCGTTTGCAAACACGTGGCCGCTGCTGCATTAAAACTGCTCCTTTCTCTTGATTCTGAAGAAGAGAAAGCCGAAAGCCAGAAGCAGGCAGACTGGCGCCAAAATTTCCGGTCCTTCTTTGCTACTGAACTGGAACCGGAAGCGGGAAAACACTATATACTCTACCGCATGTACCCTGAACCGGAAAGATTGCAGGTGGCCTTTTTTCGGGCCCGGCAAAACAAATCCGGCCTTTCACAGGTGCAGAACGAAATAGAACTGCAAAATATAATTGAAAAGCCGGAATGGAGCGAAACCTCCCCCAGCTTACCGCATGTTGCAGAACAGATCGGGCATTATCTCGATTACCGCGGACACCGGGTGGAAATTCCAGCCGGGCTGCATGCGTGGTTCTTTACTGCAATCAAAGACGAATATTACATGTTCCTGCGCGAGACGGATATTCCTATCCGCATCGAAAGCAGAACCATGCAGCTCAGACTCTCCCCGGAACTTTCCGAGGAAGGTTTGCGTTTCGACATCCTGCTCTCGGATGAAGGCAAACCGCCATTCTCCATCATGGATGACGATGAAGTATTTTTCTACGGAAGACTACCGCTGTGGGTATACTGGAAACAGGGTTTTTACCCGGTTCAAACTACACTTGCGCCCAAACTGGTACAGGAAATGCGTATCCAGAATCCGATTATCCCGCCTGCGGATATTCCGGAATTCCTCGATCGTGTATGGACCCAGATTCCTGTTTCCGATCTGCACGACCATGAGGAATTTCTTGAGAAGATGCAGCCGTTCTTTGTTCCGGCCACCTTCAATCCCAAGCTTTACCTCAATGAGGAAGGATCACTCCTGACCATCAGGGTCGACAATACTTACGATACCGAGCACGGGGAAATCTCCATGGGAGAACCCAACCCCGACCTGCAAACCGGAAGCTACAAGGACGGAGAAAAATCCTACCTTGTACGCCGCGCACAGGACGAAGAAGCCCAGCTTTTCGCCGAGCTTCGCGACATGGGTTTCCAGCCGCGTAATAACTCCATCTGGTTCATGGAACAGGAAGCTGCCATCACCTTCCTGCTGGACCACTATCCTCAGCTGGTTGAAGCATACAGAATTTACGGTGAAAAGAACCTGACCCGTTACAAGGTAAGGCTCACTTCTCCGCAGATTGTTGCTGAAGTTGAAACCGACGAAGACAACAAATGGTTCAATCTCGACATTAATGTTGAGTACGATGACCAGCGTGTTCCCATTGATAAAATCTGGGAAGCATGGAGTCAGGGCAAACGTTACGTACAGCTCAAGGACGGTTCATACACAAGCCTGCCCGAATCGTGGCTCAAAAAACTCAGCCACAAGCTCAAGGCTCTGGGATACGATCCCGAACAGCCTCCGCGCCAGCAGTTCGAGCAGTATGAAACCCCTGTGCTGGATAAGATCATCGAAGATCTCCCGGACACCAAGACCGATGAACAATTCGTTAAGTTGCGTGAAAAAATCCACAACTTCGACGAAATCAAAATGCTTGACCAGCCCAAGGCACTGAACGCTACCCTGCGCCCCTATCAGGTTCAGGGACTCAGTTACCTTAACTTCCTGCGCGACTATAAATTCGGCGGTATCCTTGCGGATGAAATGGGTCTCGGTAAAACCATTCAGACCCTGTCCTTTATCCTCTCCCTGCATGAGCGGGGCATTACCGGGCCGAACTTAATTATCGTGCCCACTTCGGTCATGCCCAACTGGGAGCGTGAGGCACAGAAATTCTGCCCGCACCTGCCGGTGTTGACCATTTACGGATCAAGACGCGAGGACCTGTTCAAGAAAATCCCGGATTCCACAATCGTAATCACCACTTACGCATTGCTGCGCCGCGACCTTGAAGAGCTGCTCAAGCATGATTATACTTCCGTTATTCTTGATGAAGCCCAGAACATCAAGAACCCGAACACCATCACCGCCAAGTCAGTGCGCAAGCTCAAGAGCGACATGCGCCTCTGCCTCTCCGGTACGCCCATTGAGAACAACCTCTTTGAGCTTTGGTCCCTGTTCGAGTTCCTCATGCCCGGTTTCCTCAGTTCACAGCATGCATTTCAGAGGGGAATCGTCAAACCCATCAAGGATGGCGACGAAGAGACCCTTAACTACCTGCGCACAAGGGTGAAACCGTTCATCCTGCGCCGTACAAAATCTGAAGTGGCCAAGGATCTGCCGCCCAAGATCGAGACAGTTCACTATTGCGAGCTCATCGAAGAGCAGCGGGAACTGTACACAGCCCTTGCCAAGCGGCTTAAAGATCAGGTGCTCAGAGATGTGGATGAAAAAGGCATGGCCAAAAGCCAGATGTCCATCCTCGATGCGCTGCTCAAGTTGCGCCAGATTTGCTGTCACCCACGTCTGCTCAAACTGGATATGCCCGGCCTGTCCACCAACCTGCCTTCAGGTAAATTCGACGCCTTCAAAGATCTCATCTTTGATATTGTCGAAGGCGGACACAAGGTTCTGGTCTTCTCCCAGTTCGTACAGATGCTGCATGTGATACGTTCCTGGCTGACCATTAAGGATATCCCTTTTACCTACCTCGACGGCTCCAGTAAGGACCGCTTCGAGCAGGTGGACAAATTCAACGACAGCCCGGATATCCCCATCTTCCTGATCTCGCTGAAGGCTGGCGGTACCGGACTGAACCTGACCTCAGCCGACTACGTTATCCACTACGATCCGTGGTGGAACCCGGCTGTAGAAAATCAGGCCACTGACCGAACTCACCGTATCGGCCAGAAACGTCAGGTATTCGCCTACAAGATGATCTGCCAAAATACTGTTGAGGAAAAAATCCTCGGCTTGCAGGAAATGAAAAAAAGCGTTGCGGACGCCATTATTCCCGGTCAGTCTGCGCTCAAGTCGCTCACCCGTGACGACCTTGAAATGCTCTTTGAAATTTAA
- a CDS encoding peptide-binding protein produces the protein MNRLIYVFVVMSFLALLPACGPEEGADNAKQIAAAVPVKEVSESKPVHGGRFREPYLAEPMCLISTLSTDSASHAAASKIFVSPLKYNKDIELVPYAAESFEVLEGGKLFKFKLREDIKWFDGQPLTAEDVEFTYNLMIDPDTPTAYAGDFKNIMEFKRTGKYTFEVRYDKVFARSLITWASHILPKHVLEGEDLNTTKYRRNPIGAGPYKLKEWVSGRRLVLEANEDYFEGRPYIDELVYRIIPDLSTQFMELKSGSLDDMSLTPQQYSFQTKGGNWERDFQKFKYLSFSYTYLGFNMESPFFSDVRVRRAINYAVDKEEIVKGVLLGMGYPAMGPYKPGTWVFNDKLKPYGYQPEKAKALLKEAGWSDSDGDGLLDREGRPFSFTILTNQGNSLRIKAATIIQNRLKGIGIEVKIRTVEWAAFLKDFILKGRFDATILSWNILQDPDSYTVWHSSKAANGGLNFIKYKNSELDELLEKGRSTLDQKERKVIYDRIQEIMHEEQPYCFLYVPMSLPIFSSRIKGLKVEPAGLDYNANEWWIPAPLQTKQSLQQ, from the coding sequence ATGAACAGATTGATTTATGTCTTTGTTGTAATGTCATTTCTGGCCTTGCTCCCGGCCTGCGGTCCGGAAGAGGGGGCTGACAATGCAAAGCAGATTGCGGCTGCTGTGCCAGTTAAAGAGGTTTCCGAATCCAAGCCGGTTCATGGAGGAAGATTCAGGGAACCTTACCTTGCCGAACCCATGTGTCTTATTTCAACTTTGTCTACAGACTCCGCGAGTCACGCGGCCGCCAGCAAGATATTCGTTTCTCCGCTTAAATACAACAAAGATATTGAGCTTGTTCCATACGCGGCTGAATCTTTCGAGGTGCTTGAGGGCGGTAAACTGTTTAAATTCAAGCTGCGTGAGGATATCAAGTGGTTTGACGGTCAGCCCCTGACGGCTGAAGATGTTGAATTTACATATAATTTGATGATTGATCCAGACACTCCTACCGCTTATGCCGGGGATTTTAAAAATATAATGGAATTTAAAAGGACTGGAAAATATACCTTTGAGGTTCGCTATGATAAAGTTTTTGCCCGCTCATTGATTACATGGGCCTCGCATATCCTGCCTAAACACGTTCTTGAAGGCGAAGATCTGAACACCACCAAGTACAGGCGTAATCCTATAGGGGCTGGTCCTTACAAACTCAAGGAGTGGGTGTCCGGTCGCAGGCTGGTGCTTGAAGCCAATGAGGATTATTTTGAAGGGCGCCCCTACATTGACGAATTGGTTTACCGGATCATTCCTGATCTTTCCACTCAGTTCATGGAGCTCAAGAGCGGCAGTCTTGATGATATGAGTTTGACCCCGCAGCAGTACTCTTTTCAGACTAAAGGTGGAAATTGGGAACGTGATTTTCAGAAATTCAAGTATCTTTCCTTTTCCTACACCTATCTCGGGTTTAATATGGAAAGTCCTTTTTTTAGTGATGTGCGGGTCCGTAGGGCGATTAATTATGCGGTGGATAAAGAGGAGATAGTAAAAGGCGTGCTGCTTGGAATGGGCTATCCGGCCATGGGGCCTTACAAGCCGGGGACATGGGTGTTCAACGATAAGCTCAAACCCTACGGTTACCAACCGGAGAAAGCAAAAGCCCTTCTCAAGGAAGCTGGGTGGTCGGATAGTGATGGCGATGGACTCCTTGATCGTGAAGGTAGGCCGTTTTCATTTACTATTCTTACTAATCAGGGAAATTCCTTGCGTATTAAGGCTGCAACAATTATTCAAAATCGTTTGAAGGGGATCGGAATCGAAGTTAAGATCAGGACAGTGGAGTGGGCGGCTTTTCTTAAGGATTTTATTTTAAAAGGCCGTTTTGACGCGACTATTCTCAGTTGGAACATCTTGCAGGATCCTGATAGTTATACTGTCTGGCATTCATCCAAAGCCGCAAACGGCGGACTGAATTTCATCAAGTACAAGAATAGTGAGCTTGACGAGTTGCTTGAAAAGGGGCGTTCCACTCTGGATCAGAAGGAACGTAAGGTCATTTATGACCGCATTCAGGAAATAATGCATGAAGAGCAGCCTTATTGTTTTCTTTATGTTCCTATGTCCCTGCCTATTTTCAGCAGCAGAATCAAGGGATTGAAGGTGGAACCCGCAGGGTTGGACTATAATGCCAACGAGTGGTGGATTCCTGCACCGTTACAGACGAAACAGAGTTTACAGCAGTAA
- a CDS encoding bifunctional (p)ppGpp synthetase/guanosine-3',5'-bis(diphosphate) 3'-pyrophosphohydrolase — translation MIRINEITDVVSSYIDDPDLDLIQRAYVFSARAHEGQVRLSGEPYLAHPLHVAKILADMRLDEPTVAAGLLHDTVEDTDTTIDEIADLFGEEVADIVDGVTKISMMDFESKAIAKAENIRKMILAMAEDIRVLMVKLADRLHNMRTLDFQKNYKQLLIAQETMDIYSPLANRLGLYMVKRDLEDLCLFYLKPDVYQDITDGLERQHTIGKEYVDNVIGLLNGILDNNELKGTIYGRTKHKYSIHKKMQRQNLSLDQVHDIIAFRVIVDSVKDCYSVLGLVHSMWKPVSGKFKDYISIPKANMYQSLHTTVIGPEGERIEIQIRTEEMQQVAEYGVAAHWQYKESGKSDAKQNRDAERFSWLRQIMDWQRELEDPREFMASLRFDLFNDEVYVFTPGGEIKELPDGATPVDFAYSIHTEVGNHCTGAKVNGRLVTLNSVLKNGDTIEVITDKNRKPSRDWLKFVKTAKARTRIKHYIRTEERTRSIILAKEMLEKEGRRMNLNVAKAMKDGYFVMLADEFNFGHVDDLLSNIGYSRITPRKVLGRLYAVINEIEGTEEEQKPDPHHESAEDKAKGAAASSIDIEGVDNVLIRFAGCCTPLPGEPIIGYISRGRGVVIHSATCPNIKSLEEERLLNVSWTGGQEESQHPAQIRIRCRNSKGMLAKISTVLTEMDVNIDSGEFKSDLDGSSVLEFTVEVTDLGHLHRSLNKLKTIENVLEATRLS, via the coding sequence ATGATACGCATTAACGAAATCACTGACGTTGTCAGTTCCTATATTGATGATCCTGATCTGGACTTGATCCAGAGGGCTTATGTATTTTCCGCACGGGCTCACGAGGGACAGGTGCGCCTTTCCGGCGAGCCTTACCTTGCTCATCCGTTGCATGTAGCCAAGATTTTGGCTGACATGCGTCTTGATGAACCCACAGTGGCCGCAGGGCTTTTGCATGATACTGTCGAAGATACCGACACCACCATCGATGAGATCGCTGATCTTTTCGGGGAAGAGGTGGCTGATATTGTTGACGGTGTGACCAAGATCAGCATGATGGACTTTGAATCCAAGGCCATCGCCAAGGCTGAGAATATCCGTAAGATGATTCTTGCCATGGCTGAGGATATCCGTGTGCTCATGGTTAAGCTGGCCGACCGTCTGCACAACATGCGCACCCTCGATTTTCAGAAGAATTACAAGCAGTTGCTTATCGCACAGGAAACCATGGATATTTACTCCCCCCTTGCCAACAGGCTGGGGCTGTACATGGTTAAGCGCGATCTTGAGGATCTCTGTCTTTTTTATCTCAAGCCGGATGTTTATCAGGATATTACCGACGGATTGGAACGCCAGCACACCATTGGTAAAGAATATGTGGATAACGTCATCGGGCTGCTGAACGGGATACTTGATAACAATGAGCTTAAAGGAACCATTTACGGGCGTACCAAGCATAAATACAGCATCCACAAGAAGATGCAGCGGCAGAATCTGAGTCTTGATCAGGTTCATGATATCATTGCTTTCCGGGTAATTGTCGACTCTGTGAAGGACTGTTATTCCGTGCTTGGTCTGGTCCATTCCATGTGGAAGCCCGTATCCGGTAAGTTCAAGGATTATATTTCCATTCCCAAGGCCAACATGTACCAGTCCCTGCACACCACGGTCATCGGCCCGGAAGGTGAGCGCATCGAGATCCAGATCAGGACCGAAGAGATGCAGCAGGTTGCGGAGTATGGTGTTGCCGCCCACTGGCAGTACAAAGAATCCGGTAAAAGCGACGCTAAACAGAATCGCGATGCTGAACGTTTTTCATGGCTTAGGCAGATCATGGATTGGCAGCGTGAGCTTGAAGATCCCCGCGAATTCATGGCTTCGCTCCGTTTCGACCTTTTCAATGACGAAGTTTACGTTTTCACTCCAGGCGGAGAAATTAAAGAGCTTCCCGATGGGGCAACTCCGGTGGATTTCGCTTATTCCATTCATACTGAGGTTGGTAACCACTGTACCGGAGCCAAGGTTAACGGGCGGCTGGTTACGCTTAACTCAGTACTTAAGAATGGTGATACCATTGAGGTTATTACTGACAAGAACCGCAAGCCCAGTCGCGATTGGCTTAAGTTTGTAAAAACCGCCAAGGCCCGGACCCGTATTAAGCATTACATCCGCACTGAAGAGAGGACCCGTTCCATCATCCTTGCCAAGGAAATGCTTGAGAAGGAAGGCCGCCGCATGAATCTTAATGTGGCCAAGGCTATGAAAGACGGTTATTTCGTCATGCTCGCCGATGAATTTAATTTCGGTCATGTGGACGATCTGCTTTCCAATATTGGTTATTCAAGGATTACCCCGCGCAAGGTTCTGGGTCGCCTTTATGCTGTTATCAATGAGATTGAAGGCACTGAGGAAGAGCAAAAGCCTGATCCGCACCATGAGAGTGCCGAGGATAAGGCCAAAGGGGCCGCAGCCAGCTCTATTGATATTGAGGGCGTAGATAATGTTCTGATTCGCTTTGCGGGCTGCTGTACCCCGCTTCCGGGTGAGCCGATTATCGGTTACATCAGCCGCGGGCGTGGGGTGGTTATCCATTCCGCAACCTGCCCCAATATCAAGAGTCTTGAAGAAGAAAGGCTGCTCAATGTTTCATGGACCGGAGGTCAGGAAGAATCACAGCACCCGGCTCAGATTCGTATCCGTTGTCGCAACAGCAAAGGTATGCTTGCAAAGATTAGTACCGTGCTTACGGAGATGGATGTGAATATCGATTCCGGTGAATTCAAGTCTGATCTTGACGGAAGTTCCGTGCTGGAATTCACCGTGGAAGTCACCGATCTCGGACATCTGCACCGTTCTTTGAACAAGCTTAAGACCATTGAGAATGTGTTGGAGGCTACTAGACTTAGCTAG
- a CDS encoding cysteine hydrolase → MKALLIIDMQKSLFAAGNRYDADGAISRINLLIEKARAEKLPLIFIRHNSDEDALSINTEGWQILDELDFRSDDITIEKTCCDSFCNTDLAEKLNDAHVDELILTGCCTDFCIDSTVRQAASMGYKVIVASDAHTTADKPYLDAKTIIKHHNFVWSELYSPHLIEVIPTEMILTDI, encoded by the coding sequence ATGAAAGCACTACTGATCATAGATATGCAAAAATCATTGTTTGCAGCGGGGAATCGCTATGATGCTGACGGAGCAATCAGCAGAATCAATTTGCTTATAGAAAAAGCACGAGCGGAAAAACTTCCGTTAATATTTATCCGCCACAATAGTGATGAAGATGCCCTTTCGATAAACACCGAAGGATGGCAAATACTGGATGAGCTGGATTTCAGGTCCGATGATATAACTATAGAAAAGACCTGCTGCGATTCATTCTGCAATACTGATCTTGCAGAAAAACTGAATGATGCGCATGTAGACGAATTGATCCTCACCGGATGCTGCACGGATTTCTGCATCGACTCCACCGTCAGGCAAGCCGCAAGTATGGGCTACAAAGTGATAGTAGCTTCCGACGCACACACAACAGCAGACAAGCCTTATCTTGATGCAAAAACAATCATTAAGCACCACAACTTCGTCTGGTCGGAATTATACAGCCCGCACCTGATTGAGGTTATACCCACAGAAATGATTCTTACCGATATTTAA
- a CDS encoding DUF1956 domain-containing protein: MTQHPKGKTNKARGEETRQKLIEVGLRLFAMNGFNGVSMRNLAAEAEVNLATVGYHFGGKQGLYEAVLSEIISVRDEVMPGLDAVCKQVDNHSNGKLSKSELVSWYFREAMIGMIGNPASVWGAMLINRELAAPSESYALLEKEFFSPSWDSMEALLKCVMPEDTSQTEILLTGLSLIGIVLKFVHPKAFLDRMGWDEITPERLDQITEILCKRVVDFVGCREE, encoded by the coding sequence ATGACACAACATCCCAAGGGAAAGACAAATAAGGCGCGCGGTGAAGAGACCCGTCAGAAGCTTATTGAAGTTGGCTTGCGCCTTTTCGCCATGAACGGTTTCAACGGTGTGAGCATGCGCAACCTTGCTGCTGAGGCTGAAGTTAATCTGGCTACGGTGGGCTATCATTTCGGGGGTAAGCAGGGGCTTTATGAAGCTGTGCTTTCTGAAATTATTTCAGTTCGCGATGAGGTTATGCCCGGTCTGGATGCCGTTTGTAAGCAGGTGGATAACCATAGCAATGGAAAGCTCAGCAAGTCCGAGTTAGTTTCATGGTACTTCAGGGAGGCAATGATCGGAATGATCGGTAATCCGGCTTCGGTCTGGGGAGCGATGTTGATCAACCGTGAACTGGCCGCTCCCAGTGAATCATATGCTCTTCTTGAGAAAGAATTTTTTTCTCCCAGCTGGGATTCCATGGAAGCCCTGCTTAAATGTGTGATGCCTGAAGACACTTCGCAGACAGAAATTCTGCTTACAGGACTTTCTCTGATAGGGATTGTATTGAAATTTGTTCATCCGAAAGCTTTTCTGGACAGAATGGGCTGGGATGAAATTACTCCTGAACGTTTGGATCAAATTACTGAAATTTTATGCAAAAGGGTTGTCGATTTTGTCGGCTGCCGTGAGGAATAG
- a CDS encoding efflux RND transporter periplasmic adaptor subunit has translation MKKIILVTILVLGFALIGCKEKPVPVQEILRPVKTMKVGEGASGRQWVFSGTAEDALQSDLSFRVGGKIVSFPGDQIGRKFRSGEILARLDPADYELEVRQAESNLEQVRANYVRAKADVKRVSQLFERKVVSKSELDQSDADFKSYQAQLNASAKKLDIARKRLRYTTLKAPFDGWVGTVAVNVHQNVQSGQKVIGFNAGKQMKMYISLPDTLISSVSEGEKVQVTFDALPGKVMKGVIMEVGIGTNEGSSYPVKVYLDNSDQIVRSGMSGNVRFSGRSISSNVFVAPSAIVGNPDGSNHVWIVEEGSVVKRRDVEVGSISSKGVLIKSGLKSGETVVTRGVHSLKNGLRVRNVGGLS, from the coding sequence ATGAAAAAAATAATATTAGTTACTATATTGGTCCTCGGTTTTGCTTTGATCGGCTGCAAGGAAAAGCCTGTTCCGGTGCAGGAAATTCTGCGTCCGGTAAAGACCATGAAGGTGGGTGAAGGAGCTTCCGGCAGGCAGTGGGTTTTTTCAGGTACTGCTGAGGATGCTTTACAGTCCGACCTTTCTTTCCGCGTGGGCGGAAAGATTGTTTCTTTTCCCGGAGACCAGATTGGCCGCAAATTCCGGTCCGGTGAGATTCTTGCCCGTTTGGACCCTGCCGATTACGAGCTTGAGGTTCGCCAGGCTGAGTCTAATCTGGAGCAGGTCCGCGCAAATTACGTACGTGCCAAGGCAGACGTAAAGCGTGTCAGCCAGCTTTTCGAACGCAAGGTTGTTTCCAAGTCTGAGCTTGATCAGTCGGATGCGGATTTTAAATCCTATCAGGCTCAGCTTAATGCTTCAGCTAAGAAACTTGATATTGCCCGCAAGCGTTTGCGTTACACTACGCTCAAGGCTCCTTTTGACGGCTGGGTCGGTACGGTTGCTGTGAATGTGCACCAAAACGTGCAGTCCGGTCAGAAAGTAATAGGTTTTAATGCCGGGAAGCAGATGAAGATGTATATCTCCCTGCCCGACACGCTCATTTCTTCAGTCAGCGAAGGTGAGAAAGTTCAGGTCACCTTTGATGCTTTGCCCGGGAAAGTCATGAAGGGCGTAATCATGGAAGTGGGGATTGGAACAAATGAAGGTTCTTCCTATCCGGTAAAAGTATATCTTGATAATTCCGATCAGATTGTCCGCAGCGGCATGTCCGGTAATGTAAGATTTTCCGGACGTTCTATCAGTTCAAACGTTTTTGTGGCTCCCTCAGCCATTGTCGGCAATCCTGATGGCAGCAATCATGTCTGGATTGTTGAAGAAGGTTCAGTGGTCAAGCGTCGTGATGTTGAGGTTGGCTCCATTTCTTCCAAGGGTGTCTTGATAAAGAGCGGTCTTAAGTCCGGCGAAACTGTAGTCACTCGTGGTGTGCACTCACTTAAAAATGGTTTGAGGGTACGCAATGTCGGGGGGCTGTCGTGA